The following are encoded together in the Anaerolineae bacterium genome:
- the nusG gene encoding transcription termination/antitermination protein NusG gives MALKWYIVHVYSGFENKVKAALEERAASSSHAEKFGEIVVPTEKIVELIKGKRKESSRKFYPGYILVKMELDDETWHIVNDTAKVTGFLGGRKKPSSISDEEVEQILSRMESGKLKPKPKFFFEFGDEIRVIDGPFTNFNGTVEEVNPEKGKIRVLVSIFGRLTPVELEFVQVAKL, from the coding sequence GTGGCTCTAAAATGGTATATAGTCCACGTTTATTCCGGCTTTGAAAATAAAGTTAAAGCAGCCTTGGAAGAGCGAGCAGCCTCCTCCTCTCATGCTGAAAAATTTGGAGAAATTGTTGTACCGACCGAGAAGATAGTTGAATTGATTAAAGGGAAAAGAAAGGAATCGTCTCGCAAGTTCTATCCGGGATATATTTTGGTTAAAATGGAGCTGGATGATGAAACATGGCATATAGTAAATGATACGGCAAAGGTTACCGGATTTTTAGGCGGCAGAAAAAAACCGAGCTCCATTTCCGACGAGGAGGTCGAGCAGATTTTAAGCCGTATGGAGAGCGGCAAATTAAAGCCAAAGCCAAAATTCTTTTTTGAGTTCGGAGACGAAATTCGCGTTATAGACGGTCCTTTTACTAATTTTAATGGAACAGTAGAAGAAGTTAATCCTGAAAAGGGAAAGATAAGAGTTCTGGTAAGTATATTCGGTCGTTTAACTCCCGTAGAATTGGAATTTGTACAAGTTGCAAAGCTATAA
- the rplK gene encoding 50S ribosomal protein L11 — protein sequence MAKKIIAQIKLQVKAGQANPSPPIGPALGQHGVNIMDFCKAFNARTANDEGMITPVVITVYHDRTFTFVTKTPPAAVLLKQAAKIAKGAGDPKRDRVGEVTRQQVEEIAKQKMTDLNAYDLDAACKIIAGTARSMGIAVV from the coding sequence ATGGCAAAAAAGATTATTGCACAGATAAAACTTCAGGTTAAAGCCGGTCAGGCAAATCCATCCCCTCCAATCGGTCCTGCCTTGGGACAGCATGGAGTAAATATAATGGATTTTTGTAAGGCTTTTAATGCCAGAACGGCTAATGATGAGGGGATGATTACACCTGTTGTTATAACTGTTTATCACGATAGAACATTTACATTTGTTACCAAGACGCCGCCCGCAGCCGTTCTTTTAAAACAGGCGGCAAAGATAGCCAAGGGCGCAGGTGACCCAAAGCGTGATAGAGTTGGTGAGGTTACCCGGCAGCAGGTCGAAGAGATAGCTAAACAGAAGATGACGGATTTGAACGCTTATGATTTAGATGCTGCGTGCAAAATAATCGCCGGTACGGCCAGAAGTATGGGGATTGCTGTTGTCTGA